One region of Macadamia integrifolia cultivar HAES 741 chromosome 11, SCU_Mint_v3, whole genome shotgun sequence genomic DNA includes:
- the LOC122093223 gene encoding deoxyuridine 5'-triphosphate nucleotidohydrolase produces the protein MRDPSSSEISQFKYHFRKVSKITVAKPPFLRMVQQDMESNNHCPEAKEPALKIQKITQNGVSEFKDVSLLKVKKLSENAVLPKRASTLSAGYDLSSAMETKVPVRGKALVPTDLSIAIPEGTYARIAPRSGLTWKHSIDVGAGVIDADYRGPVGVILFNHSDVDFEVKPGDRIAQLIIEKIMTPAVLEVEDLDSTVRGDGGFGSTGV, from the exons ATGCGGGATCCTTCTTCTTCCGAGATCTCCCAATTCAAATACCACTTTAGAAAGGTTTCAAAGATCACTGTCGCGAAACCTCCGTTTCTGAGAATGGTTCAGCAGGACATGGAGAGCAACAACCACTGCCCAGAAGCAAAAGAACCTGCACTAAAGATCCAGAAAATCACTCAAAATGGCGTTTCGGAGTTCAAGGATGTTTCACTTCTGAAAGTGAAAAAGCTCTCAGAAAATGCCGTTTTGCCTAAGAGAGCTTCAACACTATCGGCAGGCTACGACCTCTCCAG TGCGATGGAAACCAAAGTCCCGGTTAGAGGAAAAGCCCTTGTTCCCACGGATTTGAGCATTGCAATACCAGAAGGGACCTACGCAAGAATTG CGCCACGATCGGGCTTGACGTGGAAGCATTCGATTGATGTGGGAGCTGGAGTCATTGATGCGGACTATAGAGGTCCTGTTGGGGTTATCTTGTTCAACCACTCTGATGTCGATTTTGAAGTAAAACCCGGTGATCGGATTGCCCAGTTGATCATTGAGAAGATAATGACGCCCGCAGTGTTGGAGGTTGAAGATCTGGACTCAACAGTGAGAGGCGATGGGGGATTTGGGTCTACTGGCGTTTGA